The Adhaeribacter radiodurans genomic interval GCTGTACTGATAGCAAGATGACGTTAGTTGATTATTACTTGCTTTTACAGCAGTATTCTCAGTAGTATTCATCTTTTGCTCGCTCTGGCAGCTCATTAGAAGACTAAAGCTGGCAGCCAGGATAAATAATTTTATTTTCATGAGGTGGTAACGGGCAGCAGGGATTTAGACAAGTGAAGCCTTCTTTAATAAAGGAAGAGTAATTTACTTACTTAATGGCAATTTGCTTTAATAATTCGCGCATTTCGGTGAGTAGCACTTCTTCTTTCGTGGGTGCCGGTGGTATAAAAGGGGCCGCGATTTTTCTTCGAGTAAGAGTATTCATTCCTTTTACTACCAGAAAAATGATAAAAGCCAGGATGATAAAGTTAATCAGGATGGTAATAAAGTTACCCCAGGCGAATACCGGACCTAGCTTTTTTGCATCTGCTAAAGCCATTCCTTCGGTAATTTTATCC includes:
- the mscL gene encoding large conductance mechanosensitive channel protein MscL, with amino-acid sequence MLKEFKEFAMRGNVIDLAVGVIIGAAFGRIVDSVVNDLVMPLVGKVIGDVDFSNLYIALSDKITEGMALADAKKLGPVFAWGNFITILINFIILAFIIFLVVKGMNTLTRRKIAAPFIPPAPTKEEVLLTEMRELLKQIAIK